A genome region from Clupea harengus chromosome 7, Ch_v2.0.2, whole genome shotgun sequence includes the following:
- the gins4 gene encoding DNA replication complex GINS protein SLD5: MSDCQSDHSDENEDVITPAELIVKLEEAWLNEKFSPELLEHKSEIVECVMEQIGHMEENLQRAKKGDIKANIHRMEIDRIRFVLNSYLRSRLQKIEKFFPHILEKEKSREEGDPSFLTAEESVFAREYLANTESYMNKVALKHMPPNLQHMDMLKAVPKPCLDTFVFLNVKERQENILVEHETDDQREYVVDLERGSQHLMCYRTIAPLVASGAVKLM, encoded by the exons ATGTCGGATTGTCAAAGTGACCACAGCGATGAAAACGAAGATGTAATCACCCCTGCGGAGCTCATCGTGAAATTAGAAGAG GCATGGCTCAATGAGAAGTTTTCCCCTGAACTGCTGGAGCACAAGAGTGAAATTGTAGAGTGTGTGATGGAGCAAATCGGGCACATG GAAGAAAATCTGCAGCGAGCGAAGAAGGGTGATATCAAAGCCAACATTCATCGGATGGAGATTGACCGCATCCGCTTTGTCCTTAACAGCTACCTGCGCTCTCGCTTACAGAAG ATAGAGAAATTCTTCCCTCACATTCTTGAGAAAGAGAAGTCCCGTGAAGAAGGAGATCCGTCATTCTTGACAGCTGAAGAATCAGTATTTGCCAGAGA GTACCTGGCTAACACAGAGAGCTATATGAATAAAGTGGCTCTGAAACACATGCCTCCCAACCTCCAACATATGGACATGCTGAAAGCAG TCCCTAAGCCCTGTCTGGACACTTTTGTATTTCTCaatgtgaaggagagacaggagaataTTCTAGTCGAACATGAAACCGATGATCAAAG AGAATATGTCGTGGACCTGGAGAGGGGATCCCAACATTTGATGTGCTATCGCACGATAGCGCCCCTGGTGGCCAGTGGAGCAGTGAAACTTATGTGA